In Suncus etruscus isolate mSunEtr1 chromosome 2, mSunEtr1.pri.cur, whole genome shotgun sequence, the genomic stretch ACTTTTTAAACAATAGCTCTTCAATTCTATTCTATCACAAGCAGAGGCAGCTTTACTTTTCAGCTTGACTGCAAGACTTCAACTGTTTTTACCCACTGATCATGgatcttctggttttattttgtttttgtttttatgttttgttttgtttttctctgcagTTCTCTTACACTATGATCTTATTATGTGGGTTCTCACCAAAATAACACATCCCCATCTTGCCCCACTGGTATCTTTGCCATTTTGCTCCCTCACCCTCTTTTCCATCACCTGGAATCCAACCTACAGTCCTGATGCTTTGAAAtccagtgatttttttctctcaggTGTCTCAATATGAAGAGCACTTTCACTCCCTCTAGCACATGCTTGGGGTTCTTTATATATCCTCTGGCCTGTCTTTAATTTACACGGTCAATGCTTCATCAATTACTGTGCAAGTGTAGAGGACTCTCAGCTTgacagagccacccactgagtggatgGCTAGGATTTATGGAGCTAGGATTAAAAACTTGACTTCATTGCCTCTCTCTGAACAAATGTGCAATTACTATTGATTTTTCAGGCTCTTCATTTTCACTCCTCTCTCTCCATGTTCACTTTGCACTGTTAGGGGTGTAGGATACGTCGTGGCATTTACGTATCTTTGCATAGAAGTCATTTTTCTAAGTGACTGGCCAGTCAACTTTTTTAAGGAAGTAGCTAAAACACAAAAAGATGCAAAAGAACATCTGAATTCTGATAGtctcattaaaatataaactttgtcTGGAATCTTTCCAGCTAAATTTCatttctcagttcttttttttttttttttttttttggttttttgggccatacctgtttgatgctcaggagttactcctggctaagtgctcagaaatttctcctggcttggggggggaccatatgggacacccggggatcaaaccatggtcgtgatctttccttggctagcgcttgcaaggcagataccttacctcaagcgccatctcgccggcccctcagttcttaaccatTTCTGTGAACTAAGCTATTCTCTAAATCCACATTTACATATGCCACTTATTTGCACctaattgtttcattttttgaaaGACAATTTCACTTTTATGCATTTCGATAATGTAAGTGCCCTAGCATTAATGAcacttctcattttaatgtaagAAAAAGTAAATGTCAATTTATTCTTGCTAGATCAcacaaataaatcttaaaaaataaacaactcttAAATCCCTGcagcatattttttgtttgttttggtttttgtattgCCCATAAACTGTTTGATAAACCATTCAGTCTGATCTTAACCTAACTGGagcattttcatttattattactataaccAAGTGACCTGCAGTTCAAAGATTTCTTTGGTTGAAAAGTAACGaggcattattatatttttaaaaattatcttgggACGGAAAATGACCACTTTTAGGCTGTAATTTAAGTCAAACAGCTTTTGTGTCCTTGGCATTTTCTATAAGTAAGCAATCTAAGCAAAATCAAACATGAAAGATGTGACTTTATAGAACTAGATCAGCAGATAAGCTTAATGAAGATTTGTTTTTTAGAAGCAGCCTCCTTTGGATTCCTTTCTACCATAAAATTCTCATTTGTTTGTACAAAACTAAATTTCAGGtgactttctaattttaaaaaatgtgaaatgatGTAAAACATGGTAATTGGGCATTCTAATTGTTTAAAAGTGaagaatgggggccggagaggtggcggtagtggtaaggtgtctgccttgcaagcgctagccaaggaaggaccgtggttgattcccccggcatcctatatggttccccctagccaggggcaatttctgagcgcttagccaggagtaatccctgagcatcaaatgggtgtggcccccccaaaaaaaacaaaacaaaataacaacaaaaaagtgaagaATGATGGAGAGTAGTCAtctaaaagttatatataaatatgcatatatatgcacatatgtatttatttagattGATCTCTAGTTAAATGATTTTAATACCATTTTCAAGTTGTCACCTGTTTGGGAGAAGAGGTAGGAATTCTGATGGCAGTTGCCATttttaaggagaaagaaagaattctTTTACTTCTCACATTGTGACTAGGTGACTGCTCAGAACATCTGAGTGAACAAGTCAAACCATCTTTGAACACTCTCTTTTCTTCATCTCTTCCCTCTGCAGGTTACTTACCTGGGTAAAGTCCCCACCACAGGCATGCAGTTTTTGTCTGGCTGCACAGAAAAACCAGTCATCGAGCTCTGGAAGAAGCATACACTAGCCCGAGAAGATGTCTTTCCAGCCAATGCCCTCCTGGAAATCCGACCATTCCAAGTGTGGCTCCATCACCTTGATCACAAAGGTGAGGCCACAGTCCACATGGATACTTTCCAAGTGGCCCGCATTGCATACTGCACTGCTGATCACCACGTGAGCCCCAACATCTTTGCCTGGGTTTACAGGGAGATCAACGATGACCTGTCATATCAGATGGACTGTCATGCAGTAGAGTGTGAGAGCAAGCTCGAGGCTAAAAAGCTCGCCCATGCAATGATGGAAGCCTTCAAGAAGACTTTCCACAGCATGAAGAGTGATGGCCGGATCCACAGGAACAGCTCCTCTGAAGAAGTGTCCCAGGAGTTGGAATCTGATGATGGCTGAATGGACTGAGCTCCAGCAAACATAGCATTGGTCAAGGAATTCAAGAAGCTAGATGAATAAGCAAAACATCACATTAGGATGAAAAGACTGCCAAACTATTGGATGAtcacacttttaaaattcaaatgaaatgtATTATTCAAGTAATTACATTATGTTGAAATCTGCTCCTGCTGTGACTGTGAGGAAGGTTGGAGTATGGATGGGAAGGAGAATTCTACATTCCCCTCCTCTTATTTTGTCCCTCATTTCCCATTGTCTCCCTGTAGGGCAGGATGTCCATGCCGATTTTCACCTCTCAGGCAAATACATGGATATTGTTGTTTGCTGGACCATTCCAATTTGCCTTATACCCAACAAGAATAATAGTGCACCTATGGGATCCCTAACCGTAGAGAAAGCTGACACTCATGCTGAGGCCAGAGGGGTGAAGGAACATGTTAGGCAGATCCAGTGATCTCCCCTTCATGGCATGTTCCAGATACTCTCCTCAGTAAGCAAATCAGCACAGCCTGTATTAAGCTTTACCACTAACAGCCTGGTAGCTGGCAGTTAATTCAGTTACAGATGATGCTTTTATTTACACAAATATATCAAGTAGTACCCTCTTATCATATTCACACCATCTATTTTCTTAGGATACCTGCAACTTCTAATAATAAAGCTTTCTTCCTCCAGtcatttcactttctttctctttccaaccCTGCCAACTTCCCTATGTGATGGGAATCTCAACATATACTACAAAACACCAAAAGGGAAGAAGACAACCAGGtatatgatgaaataaaaaaatcaaacagactCAAAGTTTAAAACTCACCATCATTACTACCACTGCATAAACCTTGGGAAAAAGGAACCAGTTTGTCAGCAAATGAACAAATTTCTAGCAGACTGTCTTTCTTTTCCTGCTGCTGAGTTATTCTAATTTTGTTTGATGGTCCTATCTGATGAATTCTTCCCAGCAGGCTACATACGTGATTTGCTATTTCCCCAGCAAAGCCTGGCCCTCATCACTCAGTATTGCACTAGTGTAAGGAATGAGTCATACAAACTTCACTTGTCAAAAGCCTGTGTCTTTCTCCATCTAAAAGAAAATCTCAACTTGTTCTCTTTTAATCAGTGGCATCTTCCTGGCAAAATTGCCAGGTGGTTTACTCTTTCTCATGAGCAGTTGTCTTGAAGAAAACTGGAGCTTTCTCCTTTTTTGGTGAAACTTTTCATGCCATTGCAATAAAGTCAACTTGGAATGAAATTGTATTTGTGGAAACATGTACATTAAGACTAAAAACAGATGGCCAGTTGACCAGGTACTCCTGATTCTTTATTCAAGTCCTTTTTTGAATCCTGATGATGTTGGGGACACAGGCATACctgggaaaaagccttaaaggagAGATAAGAGAAGGCAGCatcattggtttttgggtctgtGTATCAGTGTGTCTGTGTATGCATTTGTGTGTGTCGTGAGCCCTCTGTTGGGTCCGGTTCTGAGGCATGTAGAATAAGCATGGAGTCATATGGAAGACAACTTGCCTTTTGGAGATATGCTTGCTGCTTTACAATATATGTAAACGATTCTTTAGCATAAATGCATccattctttaataaaattatgtttgcaTTCATAAAGCCAAGGAGTATCCTTCTTTGGTGTATCTTGTCTTTTCTGTAGAATGAAAATCTGAAGCACAAAATATATCAGGATGAATCAATAAGAAATgctccctaaaaaaataaatggctctAAATTTGGTCACCAATAGCCTATTCCTTGGTTGTACTTTTTAAACAATCTTATTTCCTAAAGCTCAATTTAGTTCTTTCTTCTTTGCTGCGATGAATTTGTATCGGCAACTGAAATATTATTGTAGTGTGTTAGATTTATTGTGGAGCAGAGTCTTTTTAAATGATGGCAATTTATGAAATATCACATGGACTTGAAGCCCCTGTACTGAAATTCTCACAGGTCAGCACGGAGTGATTCCATTTGACAGGATGGGTTAAAAATGTCCCCTGTGGACCGTCATTTCTGGGGACAACCCCATTCATCAAGGAGGCAGGTGGCCCTGAAGTTACATGTCCTCTGCAATGCCCTTCATGAATCCAGtgataaatataaaagcaaagtGAAATTGTGGGTGCCAGCTAGAAATGAACTTGAGTTGAATGGCTCTCTCATTCCAATTAAAATGGCATTTTCTCTCAGGTTGAACTATTCTCAATTTCAGCTTTGCTCTGTCCTTGAAAACAGTTCTAAATGGGTGCGGTggataggaaaagagaaaaaagagagccAACATGTATATCACATCCATGCTCTTTTCCTGTCTTAGTAAAGTTTGAATCCCATGGGCCATGGGAGTTTTTATTGCAGCTGGTATCAAGGTATATATCAGGGTTTCCAGTGTGCTGTGCTTAGCCATGGGCAGTAACATTGATAGAAGCTTTAGCTAGAATTAATTGGTAAGTAATTTAAAGATGAATGCACAAgatatttttcatgtgcatttatcTTTTAAGTAGCTGATGAACTCTTCTGAGACCATCAGTCCTAGCTCCCTCAGAAGGCTGATTCCAACAtgcatcattatttttataatactttgtTCTCTCCCTTTATAGATTATACTTTCTATCTTAGCAGTCACAAAGCACTTTTGTGTGCATTAGCAGATAAGCACCTCAGAAGAACTCTGAGTGTAGCAATTGCTTTAGAGTTCAGAGAGGTTATGGAATTTGCCAAGGCAGCATTGCTGGGAGGCATTTGGAGATTAGATTTCTGGGTTCTGGTCCAGAACTGTTGTATGTAAGATGCATCTCTATATTTCTATTgcttttgaatattaaaattagcAACCTTATCTATTATAAACAaatattcctttttaatttttgaagtattttttgactatttaaaaagtaaagaccCTACATGTTttgttatcattatttattaatttattttggtggtgAGATAGCATATCAACTGTGCacacagtttactcctggctctgcactcagggtcactcccagtggtgcttggggactttAGGCTGTTCCaaagattgaaccccagtctgaACCCCAGGTAAGGATTGAACCCCAGGCAAGAGTTTTTAGCTCTATTCTGTCTCTAATCTCATAACATGAGAATTTTGTTGAGGTAATTTACCAATTGTTGTAATGGGCAGAGTACTCTATATCTAAATTCTAAATGAACATTTCACTTTGTTTTTACCAGATTATGCTTAAAACTTTGAATCAAGTTATTTTATTGCTGGTAGAATATCATTCTATAATTTCTCTTCATGACCTTTATTGTACTTTTCAACTACATTATTTGTATATTGATAACTATGATTATACACTCAAAAGGTACATAAGTCTCTGGTCTGTAATTGAGTATATTTTCTAAAGATGGGAATGTCCCATTACTTAGGACATTATTCCTAGTTCCTATGGAATAACCTTCTTCCTTTCCCAATACCCTATCCTGATCTCCAGAAATCAGTAAATTTGTGGTAGGTGgttggaagaaaaatagaaaaatcttttgTGAGTTTTTGACTTTCCAGCTTATCCAGAATCCTAGGCACTCACCTCTCTACTCTTAAAAGTTAAAGGTGAACAAATGGGACTTAGTAAAGAGAAACATAGCTTTTTGCCCAATTTTAGAAAGAGCTTGTGCCAACTGATAGACACAGGTGTAAACTATATTATTAAAACTGAATAAACAGCATGCCAAGAATGGATAGAACATGTGTAATATATTGGAAGGCACCTTCATTTAGTAGATTACAGAAATCTTccatgtattttttatatttctgtc encodes the following:
- the PID1 gene encoding PTB-containing, cubilin and LRP1-interacting protein; the protein is MWQPATERLQHFQTMLKSKLNVLTLKKEPLPAVIFHEPEAIELCTTTPLMKTRTHSGCKVTYLGKVPTTGMQFLSGCTEKPVIELWKKHTLAREDVFPANALLEIRPFQVWLHHLDHKGEATVHMDTFQVARIAYCTADHHVSPNIFAWVYREINDDLSYQMDCHAVECESKLEAKKLAHAMMEAFKKTFHSMKSDGRIHRNSSSEEVSQELESDDG